One Aspergillus oryzae RIB40 DNA, chromosome 2 genomic window carries:
- a CDS encoding uncharacterized protein (predicted protein), translating to MTSDAKILLTGATGFIGGSVLTALLQSSASSLQSGPITCLMRGADRAALLTSTYGERVKPTVYGGLDDLETTTAVAAQHDVVINTTLGYHSASTKALLRGLAQRKAQTGRDVWLIHTSGTSNIGDKPIAKPVGVREFDDLVDAIYAHEKALEAAEPYAQRTTELGVIDTGLELGVKTLVIMSPIIYGNGTGLFNRNSIHTGYMKAMLQIGHAVVVGDGTGLWDHVHIEDLANLYRLVVLDILERQGKSLPTGKKGIIFSANGRHSWLEYSQLVADACYERGLILEKKVTHLSLEEAVATLIPHLDFAKEVFAEEDLKSAAEMFSSNEITVATIARNLGWNPVKGDEAWTQAFRDDVNSIIKSKG from the coding sequence ATGACATCTGACGCCAAGATCCTCCTCACTGGTGCTACAGGCTTCATCGGGGGCAGTGTCCTCACTGCGCTGCTCCAGTCGTCTGCGTCGTCGCTCCAATCCGGCCCTATAACGTGCCTGATGCGAGGTGCCGACCGCGCAGCTCTCCTTACCTCCACCTACGGTGAGCGCGTCAAGCCCACCGTCTACGGGGGCCTCGATGACCTGGAGACTACCACCGCCGTGGCCGCACAGCACGACGTCgtcatcaacaccaccctgGGCTATCACTCTGCATCCACAAAAGCGCTCCTCCGCGGCCTGGCGCAGCGAAAGGCCCAAACCGGCCGTGACGTCTGGCTGATTCACACGTCTGGTACATCCAATATCGGCGATAAGCCAATTGCCAAGCCAGTTGGAGTAAGGGAGTTCGACGATCTGGTCGACGCTATATACGCCCACGAAAAGGCGCTCGAGGCGGCAGAGCCTTATGCACAGCGGACCACGGAGCTGGGCGTTATTGACACAGGCCTCGAGCTGGGCGTCAAGACACTTGTCATTATGAGTCCCATTATCTATGGAAACGGTACTGGCTTGttcaacaggaacagcatCCACACCGGGTACATGAAAGCGATGCTGCAGATTGGACATGCGGTAGTGGTGGGTGACGGGACTGGCCTATGGGACCACGTTCATATAGAGGATCTAGCTAACTTGTACCGGCTTGTCGTactggatatcctggagcGGCAAGGTAAAAGTCTACCCactgggaagaaggggatCATTTTCAGCGCCAATGGACGGCATTCGTGGCTGGAGTATTCGCAATTGGTGGCGGATGCTTGCTACGAACGGGGTCTTatattggagaagaaggtcaccCATCTCAGCTTAGAGGAAGCGGTAGCGACCCTAATACCGCACCTCGATTTTGCTAAGGAGGTGTTTGCGGAGGAAGATTTAAAATCGGCTGCGGAGATGTTCTCCAGTAACGAGATAACGGTCGCTACTATTGCGCGGAATCTTGGGTGGAATCCGGTGAAGGGAGACGAAGCCTGGACCCAGGCATTTCGGGATGATGtgaacagcatcatcaagTCTAAGGGGTAA
- a CDS encoding eukaryotic translation initiation factor 3 subunit B (predicted protein), translating to MSTIPSTQTLMADYKGQPLPELGTLIVLDGLPVVDKAHRPTLIRFLLRKLDSPGPTDTRKVYMPVDSQQRTIGSAIIRYLDASQAEDTITRFNGSHLDSNHQMTLEKIEVSERYRHMQNMVTGIEQQLGLVFPIDMETELFQEG from the exons ATGTCAACTATTCCCTCAACACAGACCCTGATGGCAGACTACAAAGGCCAACCTCTACCAGAGCTAGGTACTCTGATTGTACTGGATGGTTTGCCGGTAGTTGACAAAGCCCACCGGCCTACCCTTATCAGATTTCTCCTCAGGAAATTAGACAGTCCTGGACCGACAGACACCAGAAAGGTGTACATGCCAGTGGATTCACAGCAGAGAACCATCGG GTCTGCCATTATACGATACTTAGATGCTTCGCAAGCCGAGGACACAATTACACGATTCAACGGCTCTCATCTAGATAGCAACCACCAAATGaccttggagaagattgaggtTTCGGAGCGGTACAGGCACATGCAGAATATGGTTACTGGTATTGAGCAACAGTTGGGCCTCGTTTTCCCCATCGATATGGAGACGGAGCTATTTCAAGAGGGATGA
- a CDS encoding uncharacterized protein (predicted protein): MSSMEKTTSQGHTPGKASSEFFEKSEANIQSVDATSLLSDQHRDYLLQRHGTLDLDPIPSMDPADPYNWPLWKKVTNLGLVAFHACMGTFTAAAIIPAYEAISEDLGVTLQRVSYLTSLQIAILGGAPLFWKPLSHRFGRRPIFLLSLILSCVCNIGCAKSPDYASMAACRALVSFFLCPAMAIGSAVVTETFFRRERARYMGIWTVMVTLGVPVGPFIFGFVAQRVGYRWIYWVLAITNACQFFLYIFFGPETRYIGTEVQSGGSPFKREYLSFGRIDPTPFRFSEFVHPLSLFTNIPVLLASVAYAMVFLFASVLNSVEVPQLLQSKFGLNAEQLGLQFLGLIIGSLLGEQLGGFMSDMWMNARARRIGHKPAPEYRLWLSYIGYLLTIAGSVVFLVCTEQATEGTWTVVPVVGTGIAAFGNQVITTVLTTYAVDTYPQDAGSIGVFINFVRSTWGFIGPFWYVNVPWLRV; encoded by the exons ATGTCGtcaatggagaagacaaCGTCTCAAGGGCACACGCCTGGGAAGGCATCGTCAGAGTTCTTCGAGAAGTCGGAGGCAAACATTCAAAGTGTCGATGCGACCAGTCTACTGTCCGATCAGCATCGTGATTATCTGCTGCAACGACATGGCACCTTAGATCTGGATCCCATCCCTAGTATGGATCCGGCAGATCCATACAATTGGCCTTTATGGAAG AAAGTTACGAATCTGGGCTTGGTGGCCTTCCATGCCTGCATGGGAACTTTTACAGCCGCTGCGATCATTCCCGCCTATGAAGCAATTTCCGAGGACCTCGGCGTCACTCTACAGAGAGTCAGCTATCTGACATCGCTTCAGATCGCCATTCTGGGAGGTGCCCCGTTATTCTGGAAACCGCTTTCGCATCGCTTCGGACGGCGCCCGATTTTCCTCTTGTCCCTCATCCTTAGCTGTGTTTGTAACATCGGCTGCGCAAAGAGCCCAGATTATGCCTCGATGGCAGCTTGCCGAGCCCTGGTAtcattcttcctctgccCAGCGATGGCCATCGGAAGCGCTGTGGTCACAGAGACCTTCTTCCGACGGGAGCGAGCGCGATACATGGGAATCTGGACTGTGATGGTGACATTGGGTGTACCTGTCGGCCCATTTATCTTCGGATTTGTTGCCCAACGCGTGGGATATCGATGGATTTACTGGGTTCTGGCAATC ACAAACGCCTGCCAGTTCTTCCTatacatcttcttcggcccAGAAACCCGGTACATCGGCACCGAAGTACAATCCGGTGGCTCACCTTTCAAACGAGAGTATCTCTCCTTCGGACGAATCGATCCAACGCCATTCCGGTTTTCTGAATTCGTTCACCCCCTCAGCCTATTCACTAACATCCCCGTGCTCCTTGCATCAGTAGCCTACGCCatggtcttcctcttcgcctCCGTCCTGAACTCAGTGGAAGTGCCACAACTCTTACAGAGCAAGTTCGGACTCAACGCGGAGCAACTCGGCCTTCAATTCCTCGGCCTGATTATCGGCTCCCTACTCGGCGAACAACTCGGCGGCTTCATGTCCGACATGTGGATGAACGCCCGCGCCCGTCGTATCGGACACAAGCCCGCACCCGAATATCGCCTGTGGCTGAGCTACATTGGTTACCTGCTCACGATCGCCGGAAGTGTCGTGTTCCTAGTCTGCACCGAACAGGCTACGGAGGGTACATGGACCGTGGTTCCAGTGGTGGGCACAGGTATCGCGGCGTTTGGCAACCAGGTTATCACGACTGTGCTCACTACTTATGCGGTGGATACATATCCTCAGGATGCGGGGAGTATCGGAGTATTCATTAACTTCGTGCGATCGACTTGGGGATTCATTGGACCTTTCTGGTATGTGAATGTTCCTTGGCTGCGTGTATAA
- a CDS encoding Zn(II)2Cys6 transcription factor (predicted protein): MRQIHGVNRPTHIKHACAHCRKTKSRCQGDPPCSECLRRGIHCSLDRQVEALSPPTSGLNIPPSSAGRSEPRRRFLNLYFEKFNPYWLLIHRGSFDEDIEAPFLVQAMIVIGMWMSDEPNARSAAIDLHNTLASAIGQQREAWDVSAKEDIDGASWPIPTYQGILLHIIFALVNAGAGNLGIDLKPSLSRTNTDLLNSLVGSCKRLDMLYYPSILARYSQRDSRPYIWLGIEETKRFNLALYRVYRAASVVGKRADDADTHARLTARDLRFPFPTHTRLWKTMSMAEWGSAAGRGVFDHLLDDTMEEMWISRAHEALGIDWELEIDSDIRLSSNRRI; the protein is encoded by the exons ATGCGTCAGATCCATGGAGTAAACAGGCCAACTCACATCAAACATGCCTGTGCCCATTGTCGGAAGACGAAGTCCCGTTGTCAGGGAGACCCACCATGCAGCGAGTGCTTACGTCGAGGGATTCACTGTTCTCTGGACAGACAGGTTGAAGCTCTCAGTCCCCCAACAAGCGGACTGAATATTCCACCTTCGAGTGCAGGCCGCTCTGAGCCGAGACGTCGCTTTCTCAATCTGTACTTTGAAAAGTTCAACCCGTACTGGCTCCTCATCCATCGAGGCTCGTTCGACGAGGACATTGAGGCGCCCTTCCTTGTCCAAGCTATGATTGTCATTGGTATGTGGATGAGCGACGAACCTAATGCACGGTCAGCAGCGATTGACCTCCACAACACGCTGGCCTCGGCCATCGGTCAGCAGAGA GAAGCATGGGATGTTTCTGCCAAAGAGGACATAGATGGTGCCTCCTGGCCGATCCCGACGTACCAGGGCATCTTACTGCATATAATCTTCGCTCTCGTGAATGCAGGCGCGGGGAACCTCGGCATCGACTTGAAGCCATCTCTCTCCCGTACCAACACCGACCTTCTTAACTCGCTTGTTGGGAGTTGCAAAAGACTGGACATGCTATACTATCCAAGTATACTTGCCCGATATTCCCAACGCGATTCCCGTCCATATATTTGGTTGGGAATTGAAGAAACCAAGCGATTCAACTTGGCCCTATACAGAGTTTACCGGGCAGCCAGCGTGGTTGGAAAGCGAGCCGACGATGCAGACACGCATGCAAGACTAACTGCAAGGGACTTGCGGTTCCCATTCCCGACCCATACACGCTTATGGAAAACAATGAGCATGGCAGAATGGGGCTCTGCTGCAGGGAGAGGGGTGTTTGATCATCTGTTGGATGATACCATGGAGGAGATGTGGATCTCGAGAGCCCATGAGGCGCTTGGTATCGATTGGGAACTGGA GATCGATTCGGATATACGTCTCAG CTCTAACCGAAGAATATGA
- a CDS encoding uncharacterized protein (predicted protein), with product MKLSGSSALLLLGFGLLGHASPLVHVQGKNCTVKPLGHGQDDVPNILHAVEKCGQTPGGRISLPAPYTYRINQRMTTHLESSTLEVGGMLLFSDDITYWVNNSYRIDFQNQSTAWRITGHDYVVDGGPERGGIDGNGQLWYTWAKGGSNVFGRPMPLHVLNSTRAVLRNIAIRQPQFWAVLVESSSHVELDNFYVNATNSDPNATEDTVWIQNTDGIDTYRSDHVTITNWVYEGGDDAVAFKPNSTNIHVENVTVYGGPGIAFGSLGQYPDRYDIVENITVKNANFQPSSQRAMNSGIYFKSWIGVNFGVPPNGGGNGHGYVRNVTVEDITFKDVQLPIYIDTCLSYLFDQNVTQYCDTSTFRFDDLHFRNISGNGLATPTNYTGRNITFAVSMICSKEAPCTDITFEDVDIKLPESYSGKSVLCENAGVQGLECNS from the exons ATGAAGCTATCCGGATCAAGTGCCCTGCTGCTTCTAGGTTTCGGCCTCCTAGGTCATGCATCGCCGTTGGTCCATGTACAGGGCAAGAATTGCACCGTGAAGCCTCTCGGCCACGGCCAAGATGATGTCCCCAACATTCTCCACGCGGTGGAAAAATGTGGCCAAACGCCAGGAGGAAGGATTTCCCTTCCAGCCCCTTACACGTATCGCATTAATCAACGAATGACAACACATCTCGAAAGCTCAACCCTTGAAGTAGGTGGGATGTTGCTCTTCAGCGACGACATTACATACTGGGTAAACAATTCCTACCGGATCGACTTCCAGAATCAATCAACAGCCTGGCGGATAACCGGTCATGATTATGTGGTTGACGGAGGTCCGGAGAGAGGTGGAATTGACGGAAATGGTCAACTGTGGTATACTTGGGCGAAGGGAGGGAGCAATGTGTTTGGTCGGCCTATGCCACTGCATGTCTTAAATTCGACCCGGGCGGTCCTTCGCAATATCGCGATTCGTCAGCCGCAGTTTTGGGCTGTGTTGGTTGAATCTTCGTCGCATGTTGAGTTGGATAATTTCTATGTCAATGCGACTAATTCAGACCCTAATGCCACTGAGGATACAGTTTGGATTCAAAATACGGATGGGATTGATACGTACAGATCTGATCATGTTACGATCACCAACTGGGTGTATGAGGGTGGGGATGATGCGGTGGCATTCAAACCGAACTCGACCAACATTCATGTTGAGAATGTGACAGTATATGGAGGACCAGGGATTGCATTTGGTTCGCTGGGACAGTATCCTGACAGGTATGATATTGTCGAAAATATAACTGTGAAGAATGCCAAT TTTCAACCGTCCTCCCAACGAGCGATGAACTCCGGAATATACTTCAAGAGCTG GATCGGTGTCAACTTCGGTGTCCCTCCGAACGGAGGTGGAAACGGCCATGGCTATGTGCGCAATGTGACTGTCGAGGATATCACATTCAAAGATGTACAGTTACCGATATACATCGACACATG CCTGAGCTACCTATTCGATCAAAATGTTACTCAGTACTGCGATACATCCACATTTCGATTCGACGATCTACATTTCAGAAACATTAGTGGAAATGGGCTTGCTACTCCCACTAACTACACAGGCAGAAATATTACATTCGCAGTATCCATGATCTGTTCGAAGGAGGCACCATGTACCGATATTACATTCGAAGATGTGGATATCAAACTGCCTGAGTCGTATAGCGGGAAGAGTGTTCTGTGCGAGAACGCCGGTGTGCAAGGCCTTGAGTGCAACTCATAA
- a CDS encoding uncharacterized protein (predicted protein), whose amino-acid sequence MYISKGLFLLSTPFALGGLAAAGGCGDADACVGTEYCTTATFTTPTATTITTCVPTPTCLGVYSTKCRPTDPKWPGCSEDLGVCLADENCCYKNKCIDGLCRRVKTEKRAVLF is encoded by the exons ATGTATATCTCCAAAggtctctttctcctttccaccccCTTTGCCCTTGGGGGCCTAGCAGCAGCCGGTGGTTGCGGCGATGCTGATGCCTGCGTTGGGACTGAATATTGCACAACTGCCACCTTCACCACTCCCACAGCGACGACTATTACAACTTGTGTTCCCACGCCGACTTGCTTAGGGGTCTATT CTACGAAGTGCCGTCCGACGGACCCGAAATGGCCCGGTTGCTCGGAGGATCTCGGTGTTTGCTTGGCTGATGAGAACTGCTGTTATAAGAATAAGTGTATTGATGGCCTTTGTCGCAGAGTTAAAACGGAGAAAAGGGCAGTGCTCTTTTGA
- a CDS encoding uncharacterized protein (predicted protein) gives MAAVDGQVLEAVPWDEMLGAIGYPEEDRDRLVQAIGLDQFNDTGTHGLVGYHLHDSCWELLTHHTIGEAARQSLVLVVRNLKDFLRTLGNISMGCALWKVSILCVVVQPISTALNEDTCAVSHWRPCQSSTQPVMDYLSPDDVEAVQIAMKYYLGDAYWRTRVPTSLFPEVKSIWHETLDWQFLCLELEWLWETDDLAFRRYVLDRLDEMQASLRQLANE, from the exons ATGGCAGCCGTTGACGGGCAGGTGCTAGAAGCAGTACCATGGGACGAGATGTTGGGAGCTATTGGATACCCCGAAGAGGACAGGGATCGTCTGGTACAAGCCATAGGGCTGGATCAGTTCAATGACACAGGGACTCACGGTCTTGTCGGCTATCATCTCCACGACAGTTGTTGGGAGTTACTAACACACCATACGATTGGTGAAGCTGCGAGGCAAAGCTTGGTCTTAGTTGTGAGAAACTTAAAGGACTTCCTGCGGACCCTTGGGAATATATCGATGGGATGTGCCCTGTGGAAGGTAAGTATTCTCTGTGTTGTAGTTCAACCGATCTCGACAGCGCTCAACGAA GACACGTGCGCGGTTTCACATTGGAGGCCGTGTCAATCGTCAACACAACC AGTCATGGATTACCTTTCCCCCGACGACGTCGAAGCCGTGCAGATCGCCATGAAATACTACCTCGGCGATGCTTATTGGCGCACACGAGTCCCAACAAGTCTATTTCCCGAGGTCAAAAGTATCTGGCATGAAACCCTGGACTGGCAGTTTCTCTGTTTGGAACTCGAATGGCTTTGGGAGACAGACGACCTAGCCTTTCGACGATATGTTCTGGACCGGTTAGATGAGATGCAGGCATCTCTTCGTCAGCTAGCAAACGAGTAA
- a CDS encoding uncharacterized protein (predicted protein) produces the protein MGGFHVYCAICGSTFSSRSFISIDSDDEMGDHTYSGEVIGDSDLGWLDDLRALGFNPDAVGERKVLSMPTQVKVVFDIPIKLFLRSNIKKIQTFPLVQTVNRRIASTPICSGMMGIRNIYLFSLFISCATRRFSFGALRMKQ, from the exons ATGGGTGGCTTTCACGTATACTGCGCGATATGTGGCTCAACCTTTTCCAGCAGGTCATTTATATCAATTGATTCTGACGATGAAATGGGTGATCACACTTACTCTGGAGAGGTTATTGGAGACAGTGATCTGGGATGGCTGGATGATCTCCGCGCCCTGGGCTTCAACCCAGACGCTGTtggagagagaaa GGTGCTATCAATGCCGACGCAGGTGAAGGTGGTTTTTGATATACCTATCAAATTGTTCCTACGTTCTAACATAAAGAAGATCCAAACGTTCCCGTTGGTCCAAACAGTCAACCGCAGGATCGCTTCTACGCCTATAT GCTCTGGCATGATGGGGATCAGGAACATATAcctgttttcccttttcataAGTTGTGCTACGAGGAGATTCTCCTTCGGTGCTTTAAGGATGAAACAATAA
- a CDS encoding uncharacterized protein (predicted protein) has protein sequence MIVLQLLVTNPVEISPLTKYLDEIRDIANSEKDTSEPQEVPQSFDIFNTLPYELRQQIFSLLPLSSVLALRAASWSMHTTQLPEKSWKARLEYDLPWLWEVHGIDLTGSQKLEARLSKTIVELEGKSQYRSDKVDYIPGLANRRRIWMVCEDIKDMYHETLAERAKI, from the exons ATGATAGTACTACAGCTGCTAGTGACGAACCCAGTGGAAATCTCTCCATTGACGAAGTATCTTGATGAGATTCGGGACATAGCCAATAGTGAAAAGGATACATCTGAGCCCCAAGAAGTCCCACAGAGCTTCGACATATTCAATACACTTCCCTATGAACTGCGGCAACAAATATTCAGCCTGCTTCCTTTGTCGTCTGTGTTGGCTCTTAGAGCAGCGTCTTGGTCGATGCACACGACCCAACTTCCAgagaaaagctggaaagcaAGGCTGGAATACGATCTCCCTTGGCTCTGGGAAGTTCATGGTATTGATCTGACTGGCTCGCAGAAGCTGGAGGCTAGGCTATCCAAGACAATTGTTGAGCTGGAAGGGAAGAGTCAGTATAGGAGTGACAAAGTCGATTATATTCCCGGACTTGCAAATAgaaggaggatttggatggtTTGTGAGGACATTAAAGACATGTATCATGAAACGTTAGCGGAAAGGGCAAAAA TCTAG
- a CDS encoding uncharacterized protein (predicted protein), giving the protein MRFISVSSLLLALAPALNAVPVEVAGSAQGLDVTLSQVGNTRIKAVVKNTGSEDVTFVHLNFFKDAAPVQKVSLFRNATEVQFQGIKQRLITEGLSDDALTTLAPGATIEDEFDIASTSDLSEGGTITINSNGLVPITTDNKVTGYIPFTSNELSIDVDAAEAASVTQAVKILERRTKVTSCSGSRLSALQTALRNTVSLARAAATAAQSGSSSRFQEYFKTTSSSTRSTVAARLNAVANEAASTSSGSTTYYCSDVYGYCSSNVLAYTLPSYNIIANCDLYYSYLPALTSTCHAQDQATTTLHEFTHAPGVYSPGTDDLGYGYSAATALSASQALLNADTYALFANAVNLNC; this is encoded by the exons ATGCGTTTCATTTCTgtctcctctcttcttttagCCCTGGCACCGGCTCTCAATGCCGTTCCTGTAGAGGTTGCCGGTAGTGCCCAAGGACTTGATGTGACTCTTAGCCAGGTGGGAAATACTCGGATCAAGGCCGTGGTAAAGAACACTGGCAGCGAGGATGTCACCTTTGTGcacctcaacttcttcaaggatgCCGCTCCGGTGCAGAAGGTGTCTCTGTTCCGCAATG CGACCGAGGTTCAATTCCAGGGTATCAAGCAGCGTCTTATCACCGAAGGCTTGTCCGATGATGCTTTGACAACTCTTGCCCCTGGTGCTACTATCGAGGACGAGTTCGATATCGCAAGTACTAGTGACCTGTCCGAGGGTGGTACCATCACGATCAACAGCAACGGTTTAGTACCTATTACCACCGATAACAAGGTCACTGGATACATTCCATTCACCTCGAACGAGCTCTCCATTGATGTAGATGCAGCTGAGGCCGCGAGTGTTACTCAAGCAGTTAAGATCCTGGAACGCCGCACCAAGGTCACTTCCTGCTCTGGCAGCAGATTGTCGGCCCTTCAGACTGCTCTGAGAAACACAGTCTCTTTGGCACGTGCAGCTGCTACTGCCGCGCAGTCGGGATCTTCCTCCCGTTTCCAGGAGTATTTCAAGACGACATCCAGCTCCACCCGTAGCACGGTTGCTGCTCGCCTGAACGCCGTTGCTAACGAGGCCGCGTCGACCTCTTCGGGAAGTACCACGTACTACTGCAGCGACGTGTATGGATACTGCAGCTCCAACGTGCTTGCGTATACCCTTCCGTCTTATAACATCATCGCCAACTGCGACCTCTACTATTCCTATCTTCCGGCACTGACTAGCACCTGCCATGCTCAGGACcaggccaccaccaccctgCATGAGTTCACTCACGCCCCCGGTGTGTACAGCCCTGGCACTGACGACCTTGGCTATGGATACTCGGCTGCCACCGCCTTGAGTGCCAGTCAGGCTCTGCTGAATGCCGACACCTATGCCTTGTTTGCCAACG CTGTCAACCTCAACTGTTAG